Part of the Paenibacillus terrae HPL-003 genome is shown below.
CTTCATTTTGCAGGCGAGCCACGGGTAGAGGAAGAGATGCTGCGTATGGATGCCTGGATTGAAGAAAATGATGATTTGTTTGATTATTTGCTTGATGCGGCTTGGAGTAAATTACCCGAGTAATGTAAACATGGTCTATTTTCGTGACAAGCGGATTATATTTAGCAGTGTCCGCATAATGCATAATCTACCAGCATGGGGGAAGCCTATAGGTCGATAATGACAGCAAATTCCATGTGAATGGGGAGGATGACGGTTTGGCAAATCATCTGTTCACCGAAGGAATGACGGCAAATGAAGAGGCTGCTCCCGATCTTCTGAGCTTACGGACGCTGTTTGTAAATGTGTGTTTTATCGGGGAGCCGGGAAGCCGATCCTGGGTACTGGTGGATACGGGGATGGCGGGGTTTACAGACTCGATTATTCGCTTGGCTGAGGAACGGTTCGCTGGCCCTCCCGTTGCTATTGTGCTCACTCATGGGCATTTTGATCATGTGGGATCGGTCATTGAGTTGGTCCAGCATTGGGGTACCCCTGTGTATGCGCACCCGCTGGAGCTTCCTTACTTGACTGGGATGAAGGATTACCAGCAACCTGATCCCAGTGTGGGTGGAGGTCTGCTGTCGAGCGTTTCCTTTTTATATCCCAATGATGCCATTGATCTGGATGATCGCATCACCCGTCTGCCAGAGGATGGCAGTGTGCCCGGTGCGCCCGGTTGGAGGTGGCTGCATACACCTGGACATACGCCGGGTCACATATCGCTTTTTCATGAACGCAGACGGTTGCTGGTAGCCGGAGATGCTTTTATTACCGTAAAACAGGAATCGGCGCTGGCGGTTTTTTTACAGGAAAAAGAAATACACGGTCCGCCTGCATATTTTATGACAGATTGGCAGGCTGCGCAGCGGTCGGTAGAACTGCTGTCCGGTTTAAAGCCGGAGATTGCCGTTACGGGACACGGTCACTACATGCAGGGAAATGAGCTGACGACCCAGTTGGAACGACTGGCGGAGGATTTTGAGTACACAGCTGTACCCAAGCAGGGGCGCTTTGTGTAGTGACGTGGAAAGGACGATGCCTTACGGGGCATCGTTTTTTTGTGTTGGCATGGAATTTTTTTGCTCAGCATGGTATAGTCAAGCCAAAAGCTAAACGCTTTCATTTACCATCGTCATTCATCAAGGAGGATTTTTGATGACACATCAGCATGCTGCAATTGGTGACCTTTATTATGGAATACCGGCAATTCGCCTTAAATTCGGGCGTTATGAAGCGGTAGCCCTGCCGGGAAACGGCGCAAATCTGATTTCTTTTCGTGACAATGAGACGGGATATTCATTTCTTCGCGAGCCGGAAGCTGACAGCATTGAGGCTTTTAAACAAAGCCCGTCAGTCTATGGGATTCCTTTCCTGTATCCTCCGAATCGGTATGAGGATGGCCAATTCCTGTGGAATGGAGTTACATATGAACTGCCCATCAATGAAACGGCGACCCACAACCATTTGCACGGTTTTTTACACACCGTCCGGTGGGAGGTTGAGGACTACGGATCTGGAGAACAGGGCAGCTATGTGGTAATGAATCAGCGTGTGAGGGAAGGACATCCCATGTTCCGCTATTTGCCGTTCACCTTTACCATCAAGCTGACGTACAGTCTGGACGAATTTGGGCTGCATCAGCGTTATGTGATCCACAACGAGGGTGATCAGCCGATTCCAAACCTGTTTGCCTTTCACACGGCGATTCGGGTTCCGTTCGTACCGGATAGTTCGCCGGAAGACTACAAAATTAAGGTTACTATCGGTGAGCGTCGGGAGCTGACAGAGCGCTTGTTAGCCACAGGACAGTTCCAGCCATTGTCACCGGAAGAGGAACTGCTGAAGACAACGGGAGTGAGTCCCTATTTTGCATCGATGGACAATCATTACACGGCAGCTCCACAAAATGGACGTAACTATATGGAGCTGACGCACAGCAAGACAGGTGCTACCCTCGTATACGATGTAGGCACGGCCTATAAGCATTGGATGATCTGGAATAATAAAGCGAACAAGGATTTTATCTGTCCTGAGCCGCAAATGAACATGATCAATGCGCCGAATCGTCCGGATTTGCCGGCGGAGGATATCGGGCTGATTGCACTTGCTCCGGGTTATATTTTTGAAACAACCAGCCGCTTATATTGCGTCATACCGGCACAATCGAAATCTTAGTCTTACTATATTTTATTGAAATAAGCCTGTATCGTATCCAACGGTGCGGGCTTTATTTTGTTGATGGGAAAGATGGAGAAGACAAGTATTACAGGCAGAAGCCTGATGAGGTGAGGAAGGGAACATGAAAAACAGGTTGCAGGATGTCAAGCCGCTATAGTATGATACGAAACAGGAGATGATCAGATGAATCAGGAAATGGTGCCTTTTCAAGCCGTCAAACGCAAGCAAATCGCCGACGAAGTGGCTGAACAGCTACAACGAAAAATTGCTACTGGTGAATGGGATGTGGGTACAAAAATTCCGACAGAGCCTGAGCTGATGAAGCTTTTTGGAGTAGGGCGTTCCACGGTGCGTGAAGCGGTCAGCGTTCTCGTACATGCCGGTCTATTAGAGAAAAAACAAGGACACGGAACCTTTGTCTGCCAACCGACGACTTCCCAGGAGCCTTTGGATTACCGACTGAGCCGTGCTGAAATTATTGAGGTCTATGAAGTACGGAGTGTGTTAGAGTTGGAAATTGCCAGGCTGGCTGCGTTACGCCGTAAGGATGAGGATTTACGCTTGATGCGCGAGGCGCTGGATCGTCGTGCCGTGACATTGGCCGCTGGAGATTTG
Proteins encoded:
- a CDS encoding MBL fold metallo-hydrolase, whose amino-acid sequence is MANHLFTEGMTANEEAAPDLLSLRTLFVNVCFIGEPGSRSWVLVDTGMAGFTDSIIRLAEERFAGPPVAIVLTHGHFDHVGSVIELVQHWGTPVYAHPLELPYLTGMKDYQQPDPSVGGGLLSSVSFLYPNDAIDLDDRITRLPEDGSVPGAPGWRWLHTPGHTPGHISLFHERRRLLVAGDAFITVKQESALAVFLQEKEIHGPPAYFMTDWQAAQRSVELLSGLKPEIAVTGHGHYMQGNELTTQLERLAEDFEYTAVPKQGRFV
- a CDS encoding aldose 1-epimerase; translation: MTHQHAAIGDLYYGIPAIRLKFGRYEAVALPGNGANLISFRDNETGYSFLREPEADSIEAFKQSPSVYGIPFLYPPNRYEDGQFLWNGVTYELPINETATHNHLHGFLHTVRWEVEDYGSGEQGSYVVMNQRVREGHPMFRYLPFTFTIKLTYSLDEFGLHQRYVIHNEGDQPIPNLFAFHTAIRVPFVPDSSPEDYKIKVTIGERRELTERLLATGQFQPLSPEEELLKTTGVSPYFASMDNHYTAAPQNGRNYMELTHSKTGATLVYDVGTAYKHWMIWNNKANKDFICPEPQMNMINAPNRPDLPAEDIGLIALAPGYIFETTSRLYCVIPAQSKS
- a CDS encoding FadR/GntR family transcriptional regulator, coding for MNQEMVPFQAVKRKQIADEVAEQLQRKIATGEWDVGTKIPTEPELMKLFGVGRSTVREAVSVLVHAGLLEKKQGHGTFVCQPTTSQEPLDYRLSRAEIIEVYEVRSVLELEIARLAALRRKDEDLRLMREALDRRAVTLAAGDLNGYLDADITFHLAVAGATRNKVLTDVYRSFVEAIRKALKNLVTDPAMQNPFTLQHEKIYEAIRDQDAKAAELYSIQHLDGTKLELQKHMEHS